A stretch of the Elephas maximus indicus isolate mEleMax1 chromosome 3, mEleMax1 primary haplotype, whole genome shotgun sequence genome encodes the following:
- the LOC126070987 gene encoding olfactory receptor 7G2-like produces MGYDLYVTVCHPRRYTIILNTCLCGLLSLLPLLTSIVNPLLHSLMVLHLSFCTDLEIPRFSCELAQILKLTCSDTIINYILVYFVATVWGTVPLSGIICSYTRIFSSVLRMPSVGAKYKAFSTPGSHLSVVSLISQAGLGVYICSAFTHSSSKTAVASVKYSVVPQMMNPFIYSLRNRDMKGALRKIISRIPSF; encoded by the coding sequence ATGGGCTATGACCTCTATGTGACTGTCTGCCACCCACGGAGATACACCATTATCTTGAACACCTGCCTCTGTGGCTTGCTCTCCCTACTCCCCTTACTAACTAGCATTGTGAATCCCCTACTTCACAGTCTGATGGTGTTGCATCTGTCCTTCTGCACAGATCTGGAAATCCCTCGTTTCTCCTGTGAACTTGCTCAGATTCTCAAGCTCACCTGTTCTGATACCATCATCAATTACATCCTAGTGTATTTTGTGGCTACTGTATGGGGTACTGTTCCTCTCTCTGGAATCATTTGCTCTTACACTcggattttctcctctgttttgaGAATGCCATCAGTGGGTGCAAAGTATAAAGCATTTTCCACTCCTGGGTCTCACCTCTCAGTTGTTTCCTTAATCTCTCAGGCAGGCCTTGGTGTGTACATCTGTTCTGCATTTACACACTCTTCCAGCAAGACAGCAGTAGCCTCAGTGAAGTACAGTGTGGTCCCTCAAATGATGAACCCTTTTATCTATagcctgaggaacagggacatgAAAGGAGCCTTGAGGAAAATCATCAGTAGGATACCATCATTTTAG